A portion of the Burkholderia sp. GAS332 genome contains these proteins:
- a CDS encoding glutathione S-transferase codes for MSAAKPAQPIRLHTTLLSGHGHRVKLFLTILDLPFEVIELDMRAGDNRRPEYLKLNPFGQVPTIEDGDTVLFDSNAILVYLAKRYGDASWLPEDALGAAAVQRWLSLAAGQIAYGPCAARLVTVFGAPLHLDTAQNIALKLFEVLDAELANKDFAAGDRVSIADIAAHTYIAHAPEGGISLEPYPNIRAWLRRVEALPRFIAMPATKAGLVAA; via the coding sequence ATGTCTGCCGCCAAACCCGCCCAGCCGATCCGCCTTCACACCACGCTGCTCTCCGGGCATGGACACCGCGTCAAGCTGTTCCTGACCATACTCGATCTGCCGTTTGAAGTGATCGAACTGGACATGCGTGCCGGCGACAATCGCCGCCCGGAATACCTGAAGCTCAATCCGTTCGGCCAGGTGCCGACGATCGAAGATGGCGACACGGTGCTGTTCGATTCCAATGCGATCCTCGTCTATCTGGCGAAACGCTATGGCGACGCCTCATGGCTGCCGGAAGACGCGCTTGGCGCCGCGGCCGTGCAACGCTGGCTCTCGCTCGCGGCCGGGCAGATCGCTTACGGACCGTGCGCCGCCCGGCTGGTCACGGTATTCGGCGCGCCACTCCATCTCGACACCGCGCAGAACATTGCCCTGAAGCTGTTCGAGGTGCTCGACGCGGAGCTTGCCAACAAAGATTTCGCGGCAGGCGACCGTGTGAGCATTGCCGACATCGCCGCGCACACGTATATCGCGCATGCGCCGGAAGGCGGCATATCGCTCGAGCCGTACCCGAACATCCGGGCATGGCTGCGTCGTGTCGAAGCCCTGCCACGCTTCATTGCGATGCCGGCGACGAAAGCCGGACTGGTCGCCGCGTAA
- a CDS encoding transcriptional regulator, TetR family produces MADSTGPKSVGNKSRPTELKRAEQQRSQETRSAILNAALAEFASKGFEAASIRSIADRIGLQHPLITYHYRSKDVLWQAVAEYVFERIRHEWEAYLTDTPPAEAADRVRLVYRALFRFTVDFPQFHRFMLQEFLVYSPRLQWLADTVLKPLINWLIPQIRAAQSEHALPQVEPILLHYLMISLTSTLSGFGPEMLATSNVSASDPAVVDAYWQMVETLVFGQQPAAQRSDQAESGSGKPASRPRVSTRAKTG; encoded by the coding sequence ATGGCGGATAGCACAGGTCCCAAGAGCGTTGGCAACAAGAGCAGGCCAACCGAACTCAAGCGCGCAGAGCAGCAGCGGTCGCAGGAAACCCGCTCGGCGATTCTGAACGCGGCACTGGCCGAATTCGCATCGAAGGGCTTTGAGGCTGCGAGTATTCGCAGCATCGCGGATCGCATTGGGTTGCAACATCCGCTGATCACCTACCACTACCGATCCAAGGATGTTCTCTGGCAGGCGGTCGCGGAGTATGTGTTCGAACGCATCCGCCATGAGTGGGAGGCCTATCTGACCGATACGCCCCCTGCCGAGGCGGCGGACCGGGTAAGACTGGTGTATCGCGCTTTGTTTCGGTTCACGGTTGATTTTCCCCAGTTCCATCGTTTCATGCTTCAAGAGTTCCTTGTGTACAGCCCTCGATTGCAGTGGCTTGCCGACACGGTACTCAAGCCATTGATCAACTGGTTAATTCCGCAGATTCGCGCGGCACAGAGTGAGCACGCTTTACCCCAGGTCGAGCCGATTCTCTTGCACTACCTCATGATCAGCCTGACATCGACCCTGTCTGGATTCGGCCCGGAAATGCTGGCGACCAGCAATGTTTCCGCGTCTGATCCCGCCGTGGTCGACGCCTATTGGCAGATGGTCGAGACGCTCGTCTTTGGCCAGCAACCGGCGGCGCAACGTTCGGATCAGGCCGAATCAGGTTCGGGCAAGCCTGCAAGCCGGCCGCGCGTATCCACTCGCGCGAAGACCGGTTGA
- a CDS encoding Subtilase family protein — MEPGLEELLRAGNPDDEVAVLLRLTEGGAVPSGTRIVAGFPPIYTARVRRGSIPAVRAAEGVLSMKAARRYVPDWLDLPVAESDDIAPRSSDERRPEDLAQTGRGVVLGLVDWGLDIAHPDLRNADGTTRVLALWDQRERPGTPPNTLYGYGRVHDRQAIDTALRETNPYAALSYYPNDAGQRPCHGTHTAAIAAGSGLSGGPTGMAPDTELVFVHLGAATGERGDHLGDSVALVEAIHFIATLAEPRPWVVNLSMGLIAGPHDGSTLTEQAIDAALAHPGRAVVHSTGNYHNRPIHTQGLLRPGEIREIGFQTGEQDGFAHEIDIWYSGRDRITIEAIGPSGKVLARAVAGSSAELSVAGKRVGRLYNRRRDPNNRDNEAHLYLDVTAPRGAWQLRLRAVDVVDGRFHCWIERDPGCSLCQPAFDDADIVERSTTNNICNGLLSIAVGAYDAHAMARPLASFSSWGPTRDGRLKPDLVAPGVDVLSARSAAWPPGADAPLLTRMSGTSMAAPYVAGLVALMFEAAGRPLPVRRTRELLLKVAEPLAEETPQEGWGSGYAAVADAVAAAEEDATVRARRADTTNASGLTRASADAEPGVAQQPGQTTNRNGGMSVDGDAPRANPIPESPTSPLRAEAASAALGCDSAQADEGVIWPESRCNGVDTEMDGWPPETDVECRS, encoded by the coding sequence ATGGAACCGGGCCTTGAAGAATTGCTCCGGGCGGGCAATCCCGACGACGAGGTGGCGGTGCTGTTGCGCCTCACCGAGGGAGGCGCCGTTCCCTCCGGCACGCGGATCGTGGCAGGCTTTCCACCCATTTATACGGCACGGGTGCGCCGCGGTTCCATCCCGGCGGTGCGCGCCGCCGAAGGCGTGTTGAGCATGAAAGCGGCGCGCCGGTACGTGCCGGACTGGCTGGACCTTCCCGTCGCCGAATCCGACGATATCGCGCCGCGCTCAAGTGACGAGCGGCGTCCCGAAGACCTCGCCCAGACGGGTCGCGGCGTCGTGCTCGGCCTGGTCGATTGGGGGCTTGACATCGCCCATCCGGACCTTCGCAACGCAGACGGCACGACGCGTGTGCTCGCGTTGTGGGACCAGCGCGAGCGACCCGGCACGCCGCCCAACACGCTCTACGGCTATGGGCGCGTCCATGACCGGCAGGCCATCGACACCGCTCTGCGCGAGACAAACCCCTATGCTGCGCTGTCGTACTACCCGAACGACGCCGGACAGCGGCCGTGCCACGGCACGCATACTGCGGCGATTGCGGCAGGCAGCGGGCTCAGCGGCGGTCCGACAGGCATGGCGCCGGACACTGAACTGGTGTTCGTGCACCTGGGCGCCGCAACCGGTGAGCGTGGCGATCACCTGGGTGATTCGGTCGCGCTCGTCGAAGCGATCCACTTCATCGCAACGCTGGCCGAGCCGCGCCCGTGGGTGGTGAATCTCAGCATGGGGTTGATTGCCGGGCCGCATGACGGCAGCACGCTAACCGAGCAAGCCATCGACGCAGCCTTGGCCCATCCCGGGCGGGCCGTGGTGCATAGCACCGGCAACTACCACAACCGTCCCATTCACACGCAGGGCCTCTTGCGGCCGGGCGAAATTCGCGAGATCGGTTTTCAGACCGGTGAGCAGGACGGGTTTGCCCATGAGATCGACATCTGGTACTCGGGCCGCGACCGCATCACGATCGAGGCAATCGGGCCATCCGGCAAAGTGCTGGCGCGCGCGGTTGCGGGCAGCTCCGCGGAGCTCAGCGTCGCCGGGAAGCGCGTCGGCCGACTCTATAATCGCCGCCGCGATCCGAACAATCGCGATAACGAAGCGCATCTCTATCTCGACGTCACCGCACCCCGAGGCGCCTGGCAGCTGCGGCTGCGGGCCGTCGACGTAGTCGACGGGCGGTTTCACTGCTGGATCGAACGAGATCCGGGCTGCTCACTCTGTCAGCCGGCGTTCGACGATGCCGACATAGTCGAGCGATCGACGACAAACAATATCTGCAACGGGCTTCTGTCAATCGCCGTCGGTGCATACGACGCCCACGCGATGGCCCGCCCACTCGCGTCATTCAGCAGTTGGGGACCCACCCGCGACGGGCGGCTAAAGCCTGACCTCGTCGCACCTGGGGTCGATGTGCTGTCCGCCCGGTCGGCAGCCTGGCCGCCAGGCGCCGACGCGCCGCTGCTGACGCGGATGTCGGGTACGAGCATGGCGGCGCCTTACGTCGCCGGCCTGGTCGCGCTGATGTTCGAAGCGGCGGGTCGGCCCCTGCCGGTGCGGCGAACCAGGGAGCTGTTGCTCAAGGTCGCGGAACCCCTGGCCGAAGAGACGCCGCAGGAAGGCTGGGGCAGCGGCTACGCCGCGGTGGCAGACGCGGTGGCTGCAGCAGAGGAAGACGCTACGGTTCGCGCCCGCCGGGCTGACACCACCAACGCAAGTGGGCTGACACGTGCATCGGCGGATGCAGAGCCGGGCGTCGCGCAGCAGCCGGGCCAGACGACGAATCGAAACGGCGGCATGAGCGTGGACGGGGACGCGCCGCGCGCCAACCCGATCCCCGAATCGCCGACCAGCCCCCTTCGCGCGGAAGCCGCGTCTGCGGCCCTTGGCTGTGACAGCGCGCAAGCCGATGAGGGCGTGATCTGGCCGGAATCGCGCTGCAATGGTGTGGACACCGAAATGGATGGGTGGCCACCGGAAACGGATGTTGAGTGCAGGAGTTAG
- a CDS encoding Fibronectin type III domain-containing protein translates to MSIALGYALGMMGAAQEGITDPGRQNFYGLLGAVMGSSPLGLGVTLTLANQEADAEAQAQVPGTAVTAAPGQLASPGAILVLSPPSPSPAPASGPSPAPGPAPSPAMPAPGQVGNLVSTGTTYDSISLNWSAPANSAVSGYAVEYSLSGANAWTLISQPVTGTTVTTTIDETISGLTPQTAYDIQVFALGTNGAPGPTASLQGIQTQVAPPGPVTSADARKTESQHEIHLSWSAPLADATHGLAQSYMFQSRPEPSMPIPNTPNTKTTVKGLSPGTTYTFLIVAANSSGLSNPVSVTGTTAADPGESQTQLEGRHHQTGEAAAAEQKKRN, encoded by the coding sequence ATGTCTATTGCGCTAGGTTATGCGCTCGGTATGATGGGCGCCGCTCAAGAAGGGATCACAGACCCGGGCCGACAGAATTTTTACGGTCTGCTGGGGGCCGTCATGGGTTCAAGCCCCCTCGGCCTTGGTGTGACGCTAACGCTTGCCAACCAGGAGGCGGATGCAGAGGCTCAGGCCCAGGTGCCGGGCACTGCCGTGACGGCGGCGCCGGGCCAATTGGCGAGCCCAGGCGCGATACTGGTCCTATCGCCGCCGAGTCCAAGTCCCGCGCCTGCGTCTGGACCTTCGCCGGCTCCTGGACCTGCGCCTTCGCCTGCCATGCCGGCGCCGGGCCAAGTCGGAAATCTCGTATCGACTGGGACCACGTACGACAGTATCTCCTTGAACTGGAGCGCCCCGGCGAACAGCGCGGTCTCAGGGTATGCGGTCGAATACAGCTTGAGCGGTGCCAACGCGTGGACCCTGATTTCGCAGCCGGTCACTGGGACTACCGTCACAACGACCATCGACGAAACGATCTCAGGGTTGACTCCGCAGACAGCCTACGACATCCAGGTGTTTGCCTTGGGCACAAACGGCGCACCGGGGCCCACTGCGAGCCTGCAGGGCATTCAGACGCAAGTCGCTCCGCCCGGGCCCGTGACCAGCGCCGATGCGCGCAAAACAGAATCGCAGCACGAAATCCACCTCTCCTGGAGCGCGCCATTGGCCGACGCCACGCATGGGCTCGCGCAGTCGTATATGTTCCAGAGCCGCCCAGAGCCAAGCATGCCTATACCGAATACGCCGAACACCAAAACTACGGTAAAAGGGCTGAGTCCAGGCACGACTTACACGTTTCTGATCGTTGCGGCCAATTCCAGCGGCCTGTCCAACCCGGTCTCTGTGACGGGAACAACCGCCGCGGACCCTGGAGAGTCGCAAACCCAGCTTGAGGGCCGCCATCATCAGACGGGCGAGGCGGCGGCCGCTGAGCAGAAGAAGCGCAACTAA
- a CDS encoding transcriptional regulator, LysR family — MADLRDVNLNRLAIFVAVVEAGSFTAAAARLGLTKTMVSTHIQRLEREIGAGLLVRTTRRLSVTESGRAFYEASCKILLAAEDALSVVAGESAPLRGTLRVSSPIDYGTLVVTPALVEMRRTYPELDIELVCNDHYVDLIAEGIDVAIRLGQLADSGYRAVKLGGFVKWIVASPEFIDTWGKPKTPAALAAMPHVALSVLPHPLMLDLQRAKGTRQSVRCEDVLLVNTADAARAATLAGGGFGLLTDFSIAADVAAGRLVRLLPDWAGKPKGIYAVFPPTRYPTSKVRALIDVIRRRLEP; from the coding sequence ATGGCAGATCTACGGGATGTCAATCTGAACCGCCTTGCGATTTTTGTTGCGGTGGTGGAAGCGGGCTCTTTTACCGCGGCCGCGGCGCGTCTCGGACTCACGAAAACCATGGTCAGCACGCACATCCAGCGGCTCGAGCGCGAGATTGGCGCGGGCCTGCTGGTCCGAACCACGAGACGGCTCAGCGTGACCGAAAGCGGGCGTGCCTTCTACGAGGCAAGTTGCAAGATCTTGCTGGCAGCCGAGGACGCGCTATCGGTCGTGGCGGGGGAATCGGCACCGTTGCGAGGCACGCTGCGCGTGAGTTCGCCGATCGACTATGGGACCTTGGTCGTGACGCCCGCGCTGGTCGAGATGCGCCGCACGTATCCGGAACTCGACATCGAACTGGTCTGCAACGACCACTATGTGGATCTGATCGCGGAGGGGATCGACGTGGCGATCCGTCTGGGGCAACTTGCCGACTCGGGCTACCGGGCGGTGAAGCTCGGCGGCTTCGTCAAATGGATCGTCGCGAGCCCGGAATTCATCGATACGTGGGGTAAGCCGAAAACGCCGGCTGCGCTCGCGGCCATGCCGCATGTCGCATTGTCTGTGTTGCCGCATCCGTTGATGCTCGATCTGCAGCGTGCGAAAGGTACGAGACAAAGTGTGCGGTGCGAGGATGTGCTGCTGGTGAATACGGCCGATGCAGCACGTGCGGCGACGCTCGCGGGCGGTGGATTCGGATTGCTGACTGATTTTTCGATTGCGGCAGACGTGGCGGCGGGGCGGCTGGTCCGCCTGTTGCCTGATTGGGCTGGCAAGCCCAAGGGCATCTACGCGGTGTTTCCGCCTACCCGTTATCCGACGTCTAAGGTACGCGCGTTGATTGACGTGATCAGGAGAAGACTTGAGCCGTAA
- a CDS encoding Outer membrane protein (porin), giving the protein MKRLSWAAALLCVAPAVAYAQSSVTLYGLLDEGLTYTSNQGGHSAWLLQSGGGSLSRWGLRGAEDLGGGYKAVFTLENGFDVSGGGLSNNGRLFGRQAYVGISSPYGTFTAGRQYEEIAEMLSPVAAGLNWAVYFAHAGDVDNVGGSIRINNSVKYASPKVAGFTFGALYSFGGQPGQFSTDSVTSVGLSYTGINIPLYVAAAYTIIKNPYAAAFDSIAPHNIIYAPYVQSAESQTIAGVGASYKIGSASIAFEYTSTQFKKGFLGSDVRFDNYEANVGYFITPFLFAGAAYIYTHGKIDATSASPIYRAIDLYTNYFLSKRTDVYFAAELLKAGGSATQAQITLIPSPSGGQTQGLLRVGIRHRF; this is encoded by the coding sequence ATGAAAAGATTGTCATGGGCCGCGGCGCTTCTTTGTGTCGCTCCTGCGGTGGCGTACGCCCAAAGTTCCGTCACGCTGTACGGTCTGCTGGATGAAGGCTTGACCTACACGAGCAATCAAGGCGGCCATTCAGCCTGGTTGCTTCAGAGTGGAGGTGGATCACTGTCCAGATGGGGGCTGCGCGGCGCCGAAGACCTGGGTGGAGGTTACAAAGCGGTCTTTACGTTGGAGAACGGCTTTGACGTGTCTGGCGGAGGTCTGTCGAACAATGGGCGTCTGTTTGGCCGACAGGCGTACGTTGGCATTTCAAGCCCGTATGGGACGTTCACGGCTGGGCGTCAATACGAGGAAATAGCCGAGATGCTCTCCCCGGTCGCCGCCGGTTTGAACTGGGCGGTCTACTTTGCTCATGCCGGTGACGTTGACAACGTTGGAGGAAGCATACGCATCAACAACTCTGTCAAATATGCCAGTCCGAAAGTTGCAGGGTTCACATTTGGCGCGCTCTATAGCTTTGGTGGGCAGCCCGGACAATTCTCCACGGATAGCGTGACGTCGGTGGGACTGAGTTACACCGGAATAAACATCCCACTGTACGTTGCGGCTGCCTATACGATCATCAAGAATCCGTATGCTGCCGCATTCGATAGCATCGCGCCGCACAACATCATTTATGCCCCGTACGTGCAGAGCGCGGAAAGCCAAACCATCGCAGGGGTAGGTGCATCGTACAAGATCGGCAGCGCTTCAATTGCCTTCGAGTACACGTCGACGCAATTCAAGAAAGGCTTTCTTGGTAGTGACGTGCGGTTTGACAACTACGAGGCCAACGTCGGTTACTTCATTACGCCTTTCCTGTTCGCCGGTGCGGCTTACATCTACACACACGGCAAAATCGATGCGACCTCCGCGAGCCCAATCTATCGGGCAATCGATCTCTACACCAACTATTTCCTGTCGAAGCGGACTGACGTTTACTTCGCGGCCGAACTGTTGAAAGCGGGAGGCTCCGCGACTCAGGCACAGATCACGTTGATTCCTTCACCATCGGGCGGACAAACCCAAGGTCTGTTGCGAGTCGGCATTCGCCACCGTTTTTAA
- a CDS encoding Enoyl-CoA hydratase — MESKITLTSSDDIAFVTMVNEARANSIDKAFCEELLAALHEIEGSSKYRAVILQARGRIFSAGGDLRQIFDGLQRSDSFLESLISALNTTIMTIRRLPIPVIASVQGAAAGAGFSLAMACDLVVASSAARFVVGYAKLGTSSDGGLSFHLARRLGAARALEIMLTRDALSADEATLLGLVQSIAEPASLQDASLALAQKVMDIPAAAIRETKSLIGMAAEDNLERHLEEEKRAFLRCAATEAFSQRVAQFLANSESPRSAST; from the coding sequence ATGGAAAGCAAAATCACGCTGACATCAAGTGACGACATCGCGTTCGTTACGATGGTGAACGAAGCACGCGCCAACTCGATCGACAAGGCGTTCTGCGAGGAGCTGCTGGCCGCCCTCCACGAGATTGAGGGGTCGTCGAAGTATCGTGCAGTGATCCTTCAAGCCAGAGGCCGAATATTCTCGGCCGGCGGCGATCTTCGCCAGATTTTTGACGGACTGCAGCGTTCCGACTCCTTCCTCGAATCCTTGATTAGCGCACTGAACACCACGATTATGACGATCCGGCGCTTGCCGATACCTGTGATTGCTAGCGTTCAGGGGGCGGCAGCCGGTGCGGGCTTTTCGCTGGCCATGGCGTGCGATCTGGTGGTGGCGTCGAGCGCCGCCCGCTTTGTCGTCGGCTACGCCAAGCTGGGAACATCGAGCGACGGTGGACTGTCTTTTCATCTGGCGCGCCGATTGGGGGCGGCGAGGGCATTGGAGATCATGTTGACGCGGGACGCGTTGAGTGCAGACGAGGCCACGCTGCTGGGGCTCGTCCAGAGTATTGCCGAACCGGCTTCCCTGCAGGACGCCAGCCTGGCGCTCGCGCAGAAAGTCATGGACATACCCGCAGCGGCGATTAGAGAAACGAAATCACTGATCGGAATGGCGGCCGAAGATAACCTTGAGCGCCATCTTGAAGAGGAAAAGCGTGCATTCCTGAGATGCGCGGCGACGGAAGCGTTTTCTCAACGTGTCGCTCAATTCCTCGCCAACTCCGAGTCGCCCAGAAGCGCGTCGACCTGA
- a CDS encoding D-alanyl-D-alanine carboxypeptidase, whose translation MSSNTFAVPDPPGLATFADALVASRRTEAEPEAAGLSLLGTVLAAPGAAVRSAVAGRAPGGWEVIARSGETLTVQPLSGDVMLRMVEGGAAHIAVVASPGLLHANEVAESGLHAESGEGGGYVHVIEPGPTLRSASEGFARRVTDSLGYLLTDLVLLRLAQPPGTAQPAPTVIVQGAPGLATPGDESEADGAPIDDARLSWPDASAEQLDLMRRVYRAQVSRASRTRSFVGDVAAADLAEIEHGIQARPAAAESCRRLLADVRAAAAADSGAASVSRIGLVSGYRSATSQLAIWNRNFPRYYAETRSARQARQGGEFGPAASDLLVAYISGRLAAPGFSLHNNGLAIDFITVQDSISMGADTSADNRSHWRGSWLFGWLAGNASRYGFFQNTSIDEPWHWEFRDSASAAQSVSADDVGSLFTPDTLEPTDVYPAAETAFAAGRAEFSNTPLLASHRGTQPDLILRWNDMSDPSALDVVVHLHGYSGDGLKMSLRNKERFSGLDFGNPDSPADTRPGRSSPTLCILPRGNYIGDQPSRNPAAYNFPSLTTPTGIQDLIAYGVGKFVASNGLPTTPSVRRLIMTAHSGGGAALNPALANNVPDEIQVFDALYGGAESAEPLIRWVRNRIALEMRSWTSGKTRAEGGLCIVYREGGTAANSLRVASEIARLIANAPSDARPVLQAAYRVLRTDVDHNHIPSRFGWLLLADIAQPLPSTFRTPAESRSIGEPPTPNSGDDSEADPDGNRTSPQQPSGAVSWRVAGSLLVLRDQINARAPTRSKASDGTIGDAAHAARDSDHNPWVKDGGTGVVTALDITHDPAGGCDAGTLADALVASLDARIKYLIWNRRIVSSSVVGGVAAWTWRKYAGASPHTEHIHISVSSDKALYDSQDAWSI comes from the coding sequence ATGTCGTCCAACACGTTCGCCGTACCCGACCCGCCTGGGCTTGCGACCTTCGCCGATGCACTTGTGGCGTCCCGGCGCACGGAGGCAGAACCGGAGGCAGCCGGGTTGTCTCTTCTGGGCACTGTGCTCGCTGCGCCCGGCGCGGCAGTGCGATCGGCCGTCGCGGGCAGGGCGCCCGGTGGTTGGGAAGTTATCGCCAGGTCGGGCGAGACGTTGACCGTACAACCCCTATCGGGCGACGTCATGTTGCGGATGGTGGAGGGCGGCGCGGCTCATATTGCCGTGGTGGCCTCACCGGGCCTGCTGCATGCGAACGAGGTAGCCGAATCCGGGCTCCATGCGGAAAGTGGGGAAGGCGGCGGCTACGTTCATGTCATAGAACCTGGCCCGACGCTGCGCTCCGCCAGCGAGGGTTTTGCGCGGCGCGTCACGGATTCCTTGGGCTACCTCCTGACGGATCTTGTGCTGTTGCGGCTTGCTCAGCCGCCGGGAACCGCTCAGCCCGCGCCCACCGTGATCGTGCAGGGCGCCCCCGGCTTGGCGACGCCTGGCGACGAAAGCGAAGCGGACGGCGCGCCCATCGACGACGCCAGGCTCTCCTGGCCGGACGCGTCCGCGGAGCAACTCGACCTGATGCGCCGCGTCTACCGCGCTCAGGTGAGCCGGGCATCACGCACGCGCAGCTTTGTGGGCGATGTCGCCGCAGCAGACCTTGCCGAGATCGAGCATGGCATTCAGGCTCGGCCCGCCGCCGCCGAGTCATGCCGCCGCCTATTGGCCGACGTTCGCGCGGCGGCGGCGGCCGATAGCGGCGCGGCGAGCGTCTCGCGGATCGGCTTGGTCAGCGGCTATCGTTCGGCAACAAGCCAACTGGCAATCTGGAACCGGAACTTCCCCCGGTACTACGCCGAGACGCGCTCCGCTCGTCAAGCCAGGCAAGGGGGAGAGTTCGGTCCGGCGGCCTCGGATCTGCTTGTCGCGTACATCTCGGGTCGCCTGGCCGCGCCCGGTTTCAGCCTGCATAACAATGGGCTCGCGATCGACTTCATTACCGTTCAGGACAGCATATCGATGGGTGCCGACACCAGCGCGGACAATCGCTCCCACTGGCGCGGCAGTTGGTTGTTCGGCTGGCTTGCGGGCAACGCGAGCCGTTATGGGTTCTTTCAAAATACATCGATAGACGAACCTTGGCATTGGGAATTCCGTGACAGCGCCTCCGCTGCGCAGTCTGTATCAGCGGACGACGTCGGCTCACTATTCACACCCGATACCCTCGAGCCGACTGACGTCTATCCCGCCGCCGAGACGGCCTTCGCTGCAGGACGGGCCGAATTCAGCAACACGCCGTTGCTGGCTTCGCACCGTGGCACCCAGCCCGATCTGATCCTTCGATGGAACGACATGAGCGACCCGTCTGCCCTTGATGTCGTCGTGCACCTGCATGGATACAGCGGCGATGGGCTCAAGATGAGCTTGCGCAACAAAGAGAGGTTCAGCGGTCTTGACTTCGGCAACCCGGACTCTCCCGCGGATACGCGTCCCGGACGATCGTCACCGACGCTCTGCATACTGCCACGTGGCAACTACATTGGCGATCAACCCTCAAGAAATCCAGCCGCCTACAATTTCCCGTCGCTGACCACGCCCACTGGAATTCAGGACCTGATTGCCTATGGCGTTGGCAAGTTTGTGGCATCCAACGGCCTGCCGACCACGCCTTCGGTCCGTCGACTGATCATGACCGCGCATTCTGGGGGAGGGGCGGCGCTGAACCCTGCGCTAGCCAACAATGTTCCGGACGAAATCCAGGTATTCGATGCACTCTATGGCGGCGCGGAAAGCGCGGAGCCCCTGATCCGCTGGGTTAGAAACCGGATTGCTTTGGAGATGCGAAGCTGGACGAGTGGCAAGACACGGGCCGAGGGCGGGCTTTGCATCGTCTACCGCGAAGGCGGCACTGCGGCGAATAGCCTTCGCGTGGCCAGTGAAATCGCGAGGCTAATCGCAAATGCCCCGTCTGACGCGCGGCCGGTACTTCAGGCGGCGTATCGGGTGCTGCGCACAGATGTCGACCACAACCATATCCCGAGCCGCTTTGGCTGGCTTCTGCTGGCCGACATCGCCCAGCCGCTTCCATCGACTTTCCGGACTCCTGCGGAATCACGATCGATCGGCGAGCCGCCGACACCCAACAGCGGGGACGATTCGGAAGCTGATCCGGACGGCAATCGTACGTCGCCGCAGCAGCCAAGCGGCGCTGTGAGCTGGCGCGTTGCCGGTTCGCTACTCGTATTGCGTGACCAGATCAATGCCCGTGCCCCCACGCGGAGCAAGGCGAGCGATGGAACAATCGGCGATGCCGCCCATGCCGCACGCGATTCGGACCACAACCCCTGGGTCAAGGACGGCGGCACAGGTGTCGTCACCGCACTGGATATCACGCACGACCCGGCAGGCGGTTGCGACGCGGGGACGCTCGCGGATGCGCTGGTCGCCAGTCTCGATGCAAGGATCAAATATCTGATCTGGAATCGCCGGATTGTCAGTAGCTCGGTCGTGGGTGGGGTGGCCGCCTGGACCTGGAGAAAATATGCGGGTGCAAGCCCGCACACCGAGCATATCCACATATCGGTCAGTTCGGATAAGGCGCTGTACGACTCCCAGGATGCCTGGTCGATCTAG